GTCCGCCTCCTGGGCCAGCCCTTGTGCGACGTACACCCGTTGGCGCTGGCCCGCCGACAGCTCGCTGAGGTGACGGCGCTGCAGGTCCCTGATCTGCAGTCGCTCCAGAGCCTGGTCCACGGCCCGGTGGTCGCCCACCGTCAGCGGACGGAACGGTCCCCGGCGGGCGTAGCGGCCCATGCGGACGATCTCCCGGACGGTCAGCGGCACGGCCGCGTTCGCGGTGGTGTCCTGCAGCACATGAGCGACCCGTCCGCGGGTCGCGCCGGGCCGCTGGCCCAGGACCTCGATGGTGCCCGCGGCCGGTTCGACGATCCCCGAGATCGCCGCCAGCAGCGTGGACTTCCCCGACCCGTTGGGGCCGATCACCGCCGTGATGACAGCAACAGGGACCTGCAGGTGGTCGGACTCGAGCGCGACATGATCGCCGTAGGTGACGACGAGCCCGTCGGCGCGGACCGCGTCCGCGGCCCGGTGCGACGGTGACCGGTCGCTGCCCACGTCGATGGTCCCCACACGAGTCGAGAATCGTTCCTAATATGATTGTAAGGTCAGCACCCAGCGTCTGAAGGCCGCCGGTTGGACACCAGGATATGGTCGGCCACCCGCTTGGCGGGCGGGGCCGCGGGGCGCGTGCTGGCCGCCGCCGTCCTCGTCGCGGGCGTGGCGGCACTCGGCGCGTGCGGAGGGCGGAACGGCGGTGCCGGCCCCGACGCCCGCAGCGAGGTGCACGTCGTCGCGACAACCTCGATCCTGGGTGACATCGTCAGCAACGTGATGGGCGACGCGGGGCGCGTCGACGTGCTGATCGGGGCGGGCGTCGACCCGCACGCCTTCGAGCCGTCCGCCGCTCAGGTCCAGATGCTGCGCGAAGCGGACCTGGTCGTGGCCAACGGCCTGCAGCTGGAGGAGCGGCTGCTGGCCGAACTGGACGCCGCCGCGCGCGAGGGGGCGGCGGTGGTCCACGTCGCCGAGCACGTCGACCCGATCCCGTTCGAGGATGGGAGCCCCCACCAGGCCGACGAACGCGACCCCGAACGCAACCCCCAGCCCGACGACGACGCCGACGTCGACGTCGATCCACACGGCGCACTCGACCCCCACTTCTGGTGGGACCTGATCCGTGTCGCGGACGCGGTCACCGTGATCGCCGATCACCTGGCGCAGGCCGCCCCGGACGTGGCCGAGGCCGCGACCGCCAACGCAGCGTCCTACCGCAGCCAGGTGCTCGAGACCCACCAGCGCATCGTCGACACGCTCGCGGCCGTCCCCGACGAGCGCCGCACGCTGATCACCAACCACGCGTCGTTGGGCTACTTCGCTGCGCGGTACGGCTTCCGGCTGGTCGGCACGGTGGTCCCCGGCGGGACGACGCTGGCCGAGCCCAGCCCGCGCCAACTGGCTGACCTCGCGCAGGTCATCCGCACCACCGGCGTCCCCGCGGTGTTCACCGAGTCGATCGGCTCGGCCCGGCTGGTCGAGGCGCTGCGTGCGGAGGTGGGCGGCGAGGTCGCGGTCGTCGAGCTGTACAGCGACGCGTTGGGCCGGCCGGGTTCGGGCGCGGAGACCTACCTGGGGATGATGACCACCAACGCCCAGCGCATCGCCGACGCGCTCGCGCCGTGACGGGGGAGTCGCCGTGCAGTGGCTGACCGAGCCGTTCGTCTTCGGCTTCATGCAGCGGGCGTTGCTCGCCGGGGTGGTCGTGGTGGTCGTGACGTCGGTCGCGGGCACCTGGGTGGTGATGCGCGGCATGACCTTCCTCGGGGACGCCCTCGCGCACGGCGTCCTGCCCGGGCTGACGGTGGCCTACCTGTTCGGTTTGAACCTGATCGCAGGTGCCGCCGTGGCTGCGGCGGTGATGCTCGCCGGGATCGAGCTGGTCCACCGCCGCTCCCGGCTCAGCGAGGACGTCGGCATCGGGCTGCTGTTCGTGGGGATGCTCGCGCTCGGGGTGATCATCGCGAGCAAGGCGCGATCCTACGCCGGTGACCTCACCGTGATCCTGTTCGGCGACATCCTGGCGGTGACGGCCGCCGACATCCGGGCGACCGCC
This is a stretch of genomic DNA from Actinomycetota bacterium. It encodes these proteins:
- a CDS encoding ATP-binding cassette domain-containing protein, coding for MGSDRSPSHRAADAVRADGLVVTYGDHVALESDHLQVPVAVITAVIGPNGSGKSTLLAAISGIVEPAAGTIEVLGQRPGATRGRVAHVLQDTTANAAVPLTVREIVRMGRYARRGPFRPLTVGDHRAVDQALERLQIRDLQRRHLSELSAGQRQRVYVAQGLAQEADLVLLDEPATGLDLPSQAQITAIMRELVAAGRTVIHATHSVTEAADADHVVLLATRVVGSGTPAKVLQPHLLQAAYGGQVHVTADGAVMIDDPHHPH
- a CDS encoding metal ABC transporter substrate-binding protein, producing MDTRIWSATRLAGGAAGRVLAAAVLVAGVAALGACGGRNGGAGPDARSEVHVVATTSILGDIVSNVMGDAGRVDVLIGAGVDPHAFEPSAAQVQMLREADLVVANGLQLEERLLAELDAAAREGAAVVHVAEHVDPIPFEDGSPHQADERDPERNPQPDDDADVDVDPHGALDPHFWWDLIRVADAVTVIADHLAQAAPDVAEAATANAASYRSQVLETHQRIVDTLAAVPDERRTLITNHASLGYFAARYGFRLVGTVVPGGTTLAEPSPRQLADLAQVIRTTGVPAVFTESIGSARLVEALRAEVGGEVAVVELYSDALGRPGSGAETYLGMMTTNAQRIADALAP